One genomic segment of Musa acuminata AAA Group cultivar baxijiao chromosome BXJ3-3, Cavendish_Baxijiao_AAA, whole genome shotgun sequence includes these proteins:
- the LOC103979860 gene encoding F-box protein At3g12350, whose product MASPHPAPAMSFSDFPEDVQLNILSFLSPAEVAAFACTSRRFAALCGAAAPDSPLWLAMCERRWVSRTRPRSWSSPSAFGRRAPFARLYKALDRWEHLIGFWRRIGHGGPGTPPLVFFEWGPSYIAGFRVSPSPEATGDGYGVLKVPFLWLGLSPNGEPVNFLHPGCRFQSTSDMLGSVSDSSISSSGLSDPDLLPVTVSFMGCNHFVVEENRSYYADAWAEDSNGFPVEVLGTEGTSPPDRLLSEIYRYFANRTSPGSDKALRRQRKKERERFGRRRWDTQHFVKINNYYPTVERPLQGLWKGISEDMVLEFYLVTYDDVGGITCRRVSEAGEQFSGYSPVFWTSSTAFLESPFPIEEQDLYGSREHIRPVASNWKSIRSEVVSRILRINSSYDLVIPSLSGSSGDPRNVEGRIWEYDDGTFGFGFLRNNYTIDLKQIALNGSLLDPVEHFCNLSSL is encoded by the exons ATGGCTTCGCCGCATCCGGCGCCGGCGATGTCGTTCTCTGACTTCCCGGAGGACGTCCAGCTCAACATTCTCTCCTTCCTCTCCCCCGCTGAGGTCGCCGCCTTCGCGTGCACCTCCCGCAGGTTCGCTGCCCTCTGTGGCGCTGCCGCCCCCGACAGCCCCCTCTGGCTCGCCATGTGCGAGCGCCGCTGGGTCTCCAGAACCCGCCCCCGATCGTGGTCATCCCCCTCCGCCTTCGGTCGCCGTGCCCCCTTCGCGCGCCTCTACAAGGCCCTCGACCGCTGGGAGCACCTCATCGGGTTCTGGCGCCGCATCGGCCACGGCGGCCCCGGCACGCCGCCCCTCGTCTTCTTCGAGTGGGGCCCCTCCTACATCGCCGGGTTCCGCGTCTCCCCGTCGCCTGAGGCCACCGGCGATGGATACGGCGTCCTCAAGGTGCCCTTTCTCTGGCTGGGCCTCTCGCCCAACGGCGAGCCTGTCAACTTCCTCCACCCTGGCTGTCGCTTCCAGTCGACTTCAGACATGCTGGGCTCGGTGTCGGACTCCTCGATCTCATCCTCGGGCCTCTCAGATCCTGACTTGCTGCCCGTGACCGTTAGCTTCATGGGCTGCAACCACTTTGTGGTGGAGGAGAATCGAAGCTACTACGCGGATGCTTGGGCAGAAGATTCCAATGGGTTTCCCGTGGAGGTGCTGGGAACCGAGGGCACGTCCCCTCCAGACCGATTGTTGTCAGAGATCTATCGGTACTTTGCTAACCGAACGAGCCCTGGTAGTGATAAGGCTTTGAGAAGGCAGAGGAAGAAGGAAAGGGAGCGCTTTGGAAGGCGGCGATGGGACACACAGCATTTCGTGAAGATCAACAACTACTATCCCACCGTGGAACGGCCTTTACAGGGCTTGTGGAAG GGCATTTCCGAGGACATGGTCCTTGAGTTCTACCTCGTCACCTATGATGATGTTGGTGGAATCACTTGCCGGAGGGTCAGCGAAGCAGGGGAACAATTCTCGGGTTATTCTCCTGTTTTCTGGACTTCAAGCACTGCATTTCTTGAATCACCATTTCCCATAGAGGAACAGGATTTGTATGGAAGCCGCGAGCATATCCGTCCCGTGGCTTCAAATTGGAAAAGCATAAGGAGCGAAGTTGTCTCACGCATACTCCGTATCAACTCTAGCTATGACTTGGTAATTCCAAGCCTATCTGGTTCTTCCGGTGATCCAAGAAACGTGGAGGGTAGGATATGGGAGTATGATGATGGAACCTTTGGGTTTGGATTCCTTCGTAATAATTATACCATCGACCTGAAGCAAATCGCCTTAAATGGGTCTCTCCTTGATCCTGTAGAGCATTTCTGCAATCTTTCCAGTTTATAA
- the LOC135633061 gene encoding small ribosomal subunit protein eS1-like, producing MAVGKNKRISKGKKGGKKKAVDPFAKKDWYDIKAPSVFNVRNIGKTLVSRTQGTKIASEGLKHRVFEVSLADLQNDEDQAHRKIRLRAEDVQGKNVLTNFWGMDLTTDKVRYLVRKWQTLIEAHVDVKTTDNYTLRLFCIGFTKRRPNQVKRTCYAQSSQIRQIRRKMREIMVNQASSCDLKDLVLKFIPEVIGKEIEKATASIFPLQNVFIRKVKILKAPKFDLGKLMEVHGDYKEDVGVKMERPAEDVQMEGEAEVVGA from the exons ATGGCGGTCGG GAAGAACAAGAGGATATCCAAGGGAAAGAAGGGAGGGAAGAAGAAGGC GGTTGATCCCTTCGCTAAGAAGGACTGGTACGACATCAAAGCGCCGTCGGTCTTCAACGTGAGGAACATCGGCAAGACACTAGTCTCGAGGACGCAGGGCACTAAG ATTGCTTCTGAGGGTCTTAAACACAGAGTCTTTGAAGTTTCTTTAGCTGACCTTCAGAACGATGAGGATCAAGCCCACAGGAAGATCCGGCTTCGTGCAGAGGATGTGCAAGGAAAGAATGTCCTAACTAACTTCTGG GGCATGGACCTCACAACTGACAAGGTCAGATACTTAGTTCGGAAGTGGCAGACACTGATTGAAGCACATGTTGATGTGAAGACTACTGACAATTACACTTTGCGCTTGTTCTGTATCGGCTTCACCAAGAGACGTCCAAATCAGGTCAAGCGCACCTGTTATGCCCAATCTAGTCAGATCAGACAG ATACGTCGCAAGatgagagaaattatggttaatcAAGCTTCCTCATGCGATCTGAAGGATTTGGTACTGAAATTCATTCCCGAGGTCATTGGAAAGGAGATTGAGAAAGCAACGGCCAGCATTTTCCCATTGCAGAATGTGTTTATTCGCAAAGTCAAAATCCTGAAGGCTCCCAAGTTTGATTTAGGGAAACTCATGGAG GTTCATGGTGACTACAAGGAGGATGTGGGTGTCAAAATGGAGAGACCTGCAGAAGATGTCCAGATGGAAGGTGAAGCAGAAGTTGTTGGAGCCTAA
- the LOC103979858 gene encoding calcium-transporting ATPase 10, plasma membrane-type has product MESYLNQNFGGVKSKNSPEESLQRWRKLVGVVKNPKRRFRFTANLSKRSEAAAMMRSNQEKLRVAVLVSKAALQFIHGIALQSEYTVPNEVKEAGFQICADELSSIVEGHDVKKLKIHGGIDGVADKLSTSITNGLTTADESLRRRQNVYGVNKFTESEVRSFWVFVWEALQDMTLMILAVCAVVSLVVGIATEGWPKGAHDGLGIVSSILLVVFVTATSDYRQSLQFRDLDKEKKKISIQVTREGFRQKLSIYDLLPGDIVHLAIGDQVPADGLFVSGFSLLINESSLTGESEPVAVNVDNPFLLSGTKVQDGSCKMLVTTVGMRTQWGKLMATLSEGGDDETPLQVKLNGVATIIGKIGLAFAVVTFAVLAEGQLRRKFQEGSHWTWSADDALELLEYFAIGVTIVVVAVPEGLPLAVTLSLAFAMKKMMNDRALVRHLAACETMGSSTSICSDKTGTLTTNHMTVVKACICGSIKEVGNHEEVKIMCSQVPDVVVKVLMQSIFNNTGGEVVITQYGKLEILGTPTETALLEFGLSLGGDFQAVRQETKLVKVEPFNSMKKRMGVVIELPGGGCRAHCKGASEIILAACSKVLDPAGNAVPLDEATVGHLNGAIESFANEALRTLCLAYMEVENGFAADEHIPVDGYTCIGIVGIKDPVRPGVKESVAICRSAGITVRMVTGDNINTAKAIARECGILTNDGQAIEGPEFRNKSIEEMRDLIPKLQVMARSSPLDKHTLVKHLRTVFCEVVAVTGDGTNDAPALREADIGLAMGIAGTEVAKESADVIILDDNFSTIVTVAKWGRSVYINIQKFVQFQLTVNIVALIVNFSSACLTGHAPLTAVQLLWVNMIMDTLGALALATEPPNDELMKRTPVGRKGNFISNAMWRNIIGQSFYQFIVIWYLQREGKVLFRLEGPESDLGLNTLIFNCFVLCQVFNEISCREMEKINVFHDVSENYVFVAVISCTIIFQFIIVQFLGDFASTTPLTLSQWLVCVFIGFLGMPIAAVIKMVPVESK; this is encoded by the exons ATGGAGAGCTACCTGAACCAGAACTTCGGTGGGGTGAAGTCGAAGAACTCGCCGGAGGAGTCGCTCCAGCGATGGAGGAAGCTCGTCGGCGTCGTCAAGAACCCCAAGCGCCGCTTCCGCTTCACTGCCAACCTCTCCAAGCGCTCCGAGGCCGCCGCCATGATGCGGTCGAATCAG GAGAAGTTACGAGTTGCCGTTCTGGTTTCAAAAGCTGCATTGCAATTTATCCATG GTATAGCATTGCAGAGTGAATACACTGTACCTAATGAAGTGAAGGAAGCAGGCTTCCAAATTTGCGCTGATGAACTGAGCTCCATAGTTGAAGGCCATGATGTGAAGAAGTTGAAGATACATGGTGGTATAGATGGTGTTGCAGACAAACTCTCCACATCCATTACCAACGGTCTAACTACTGCTGATGAGAGTTTGAGACGCAGGCAAAATGTTTATGGAGTGAATAAATTCACGGAGAGCGAGGTTCGGAGTTTTTGGGTATTCGTCTGGGAAGCGCTTCAAGACATGACTCTCATGATCCTTGCCGTGTGTGCTGTTGTTTCTCTAGTTGTTGGCATTGCCACAGAAGGATGGCCAAAAGGTGCACATGATGGCCTTGGAATTGTCAGTAGCATACTTTTAGTTGTCTTTGTGACTGCAACTAGTGATTATCGACAGTCTTTACAGTTCAGAGATTTggataaagagaaaaagaagatatCCATACAGGTTACACGGGAAGGATTTAGGCAGAAACTTTCGATATATGATCTACTTCCTGGTGATATAGTTCACCTTGCCATTGGAGATCAAGTTCCTGCTGATGGGTTGTTTGTGTCTGGATTTTCCTTGTTGATTAATGAATCTAGTCTTACAGGAGAGAGTGAACCTGTTGCTGTGAATGTTGACAACCCATTTCTTCTCTCTGGAACTAAGGTCCAAGATGGATCCTGTAAAATGCTAGTAACTACTGTTGGCATGAGAACACAATGGGGTAAGCTGATGGCCACCCTCAGCGAGGGAGGAGATGATGAAACTCCATTACAGGTCAAACTGAATGGAGTTGCAACTATTATAGGGAAAATTGGATTGGCATTTGCAGTTGTGACATTTGCTGTGCTAGCTGAAGGACAACTTAGACGCAAGTTTCAAGAGGGTTCACACTGGACCTGGTCAGCAGATGATGCGTTGGAGTTGCTGGAGTATTTTGCCATTGGAGTCACTATTGTAGTGGTTGCAGTTCCCGAAGGATTGCCCTTAGCTGTAACCTTGAGCCTTGCTTTTGCcatgaagaagatgatgaatGATAGAGCACTAGTCCGCCATCTTGCTGCTTGTGAGACTATGGGCTCATCTACATCAATTTGCAGTGACAAGACAGGTACATTAACAACCAATCACATGACTGTAGTgaaagcttgtatatgtggaagTATCAAGGAGGTTGGTAATCATGAAGAGGTCAAAATTATGTGTTCCCAGGTTCCAGATGTTGTTGTAAAAGTGCTCATGCAATCTATCTTTAATAACACTGGTGGAGAAGTTGTCATCACCCAATATGGAAAGCTTGAAATTCTTGGAACACCAACTGAGACTGCACTGTTGGAATTTGGCTTGTCGCTCGGTGGGGATTTCCAGGCTGTGCGCCAAGAAACTAAGCTTGTAAAAGTGGAACCATTTAATTCCATGAAAAAGAGAATGGGAGTGGTTATCGAGCTTCCAGGAGGAGGATGCCGGGCCCATTGTAAAGGTGCTTCAGAAATTATATTGGCAGCTTGTAGTAAAGTTTTAGATCCTGCAGGTAATGCTGTCCCACTTGATGAAGCAACAGTTGGTCATCTGAACGGTGCAATTGAAAGTTTTGCTAACGAAGCACTTCGCACTCTGTGCCTTGCCTATATGGAAGTTGAGAATGGTTTTGCAGCTGATGAACATATCCCTGTTGATGGATACACTTGTATTGGAATTGTTGGCATCAAAGATCCTGTCCGACCAGGTGTAAAAGAGTCTGTTGCAATTTGTAGGTCTGCTGGAATTACAGTTAGAATGGTTACAGGGGATAATATAAACACAGCAAAGGCTATTGCTCGAGAATGTGGTATTCTTACTAATGATGGACAGGCTATTGAAGGTCCTGAGTTCAGGAATAAGAGTATAGAGGAAATGAGGGATTTGATTCCAAAACTTCAG GTAATGGCTAGATCTTCACCTCTCGATAAACATACTTTGGTGAAGCATCTGCGCACTGTGTTCTGTGAAGTTGTTGCTGTGACTGGTGACGGCACAAATGATGCACCAGCACTTCGCGAGGCTGATATTGGCCTTGCAATGGGTATTGCAGGGACTGAG GTAGCTAAAGAAAGTGCTGACGTTATTATTCTTGATGACAACTTCTCAACTATTGTAACTGTGGCAAAATGGGGCCGGTCTGTATACATAAACATTCAAAAGTTTGTACAGTTTCAGCTGACTGTTAATATTGTTGCTCTAATAGTGAACTTCTCTTCAGCCTGCTTAACTG GACATGCTCCCCTCACTGCTGTTCAACTGCTTTGGGTGAACATGATTATGGATACACTTGGGGCACTTGCATTAGCCACTGAGCCACCTAATGATGAATTGATGAAAAGGACTCCTGTTGGAAGAAAAGGCAATTTTATTAGCAATGCAATGTGGAGGAACATCATAGGACAATCCTTTTACCAGTTTATAGTAATATGGTATCTCCAGAGAGAGGGGAAAGTGCTGTTTCGACTTGAGGGCCCTGAATCTGATCTTGGACTAAATACCCTCATTTTCAATTGCTTTGTCCTTTGTCAG GTGTTCAATGAGATCAGCTGCAGAGAGATGGAAAAGATAAATGTTTTTCATGACGTATCAGAGAATTATGTATTCGTGGCTGTCATTTCTTGCACCATCATCTTCCAATTCATAATTGTTCAGTTTCTTGGAGATTTTGCAAGCACAACGCCATTGACTTTATCACAGTGGCTTGTCTGTGTGTTCATTGGGTTTCTTGGTATGCCCATTGCTGCTGTCATCAAAATGGTGCCTGTGGAATCCAAGTAA
- the LOC103979857 gene encoding formin-like protein 8: MMLLVELSLLCAAVASASDGGGGSRRVLHQPLYPVQWTPPPPPQEFLDPPPDTSDAAATSSGPSPSSASKKVVAVAASASGVALVVLVLLGLFLYRLRRADRSPDAGKVMGRDDSGGRWEGRPASSEAAQDLLYPGTMDTVPTAASGWRQGSESNGSPYRKLGLERMLEMHHPSPELQPLPSLTATASREVIVPLSMASSDEDTFYTAQRSLASATSESPGSPVSRRSLPSMSSGGKEFLVLAAAEADSAPRSMQLTTYSKAEVRQIIPPMKQQPPPPAPPPPPPPPPPPTIDKFTRNPRPPPPPPPPPPPVEAVEQDEQPIKAPVAPIAPFSRRRLLNPLPPEAARFNIPLPPAKVGNEVASSSRQIEEAREDLEGDAKPKLKPLHWDKVRASSDRAMVWDQLKSSSFQVNEDVIQTLFVNNTTASVPKDASRRQGILPFKWENRVLDPKKSQNIAILLRALKVTTDEVSEALLDGNPECLGAELLETLVKMAPTKEEELRLRGYTGDVSKLGSAERFLKVVLDIPFAFKRVDALLYRATFETEVNYLTKSFETLEAACEDLRSSGLFRKLLEAVLRTGNRMNVGTNRGQAKAFKLDTLLKLADVEGTDGKTTLLHFVMQEIMRSEGSGTEPTAESLSDKVREEQFKKQGLKVVAGLSSELGNVRKAAGMDSDVLSGYVSKLEIGLEKIRSVLQLAKSCTQGMNFYELMKKFLEEAEREIDRVKVEEKRVMSLVKETTEYFHGNAAKEEAHPLRIFTVVRDFLSVLDNVCKEVGMLHERTVVGSARSFHTSASALRPILRRWGQDANSDEDSS, from the exons ATGATGCTACTGGTGGAGCTCTCGCTCCTCTGCGCCGCCGTCGCCTCCGCTTCGGACGGCGGTGGCGGCAGCCGGAGGGTCCTCCACCAGCCGCTGTACCCCGTCCAGTGGACACCCCCGCCGCCGCCACAGGAATTCTTGGACCCGCCTCCGGACACCTCTGACGCGGCCGCCACCTCCTCCGGGCCATCCCCGTCGTCGGCGTCCAAGAAGGTCGTCGCTGTCGCGGCGTCCGCCTCCGGGGTCGCCCTCGTGGTTCTGGTTTTGTTGGGGTTGTTCTTGTACCGACTCCGGAGGGCTGATAGGTCACCGGACGCCGGGAAGGTCATGGGCCGAGATGATAGCGGCGGCCGGTGGGAAGGCCGGCCAGCCTCTTCCGAGGCGGCGCAGGACTTGCTCTACCCCGGTACCATGGACACGGTGCCTACGGCGGCTTCGGGGTGGCGGCAGGGCAGCGAATCCAACGGATCGCCCTATCGGAAACTCGGGTTGGAGCGGATGCTGGAAATGCATCATCCGAGCCCCGAGCTCCAGCCGCTGCCTTCGTTGACCGCGACGGCTTCGCGGGAGGTGATCGTTCCTCTGTCGATGGCGTCCTCCGATGAGGACACCTTCTATACTGCGCAGCGGTCGTTGGCGTCCGCCACTAGCGAGAGCCCAGGTAGCCCAGTCTCGCGGCGGAGCCTCCCGAGTATGAGCAGCGGCGGGAAGGAGTTCTTGGTtttggcggcggcggaggcggactCTGCTCCTCGCTCCATGCAGCTCACTACTTACTCGAAAGCTGAAGTCAGACAGATAATCCCACCAATGAAACAACAACCTCCACCACCGGCGCcgcctcctccaccacctccgccaCCTCCTCCCACGATAGACAAATTCACCAGAAATCCACGAccccctccgccaccgccgccgccgccaccacctgtCGAAGCCGTGGAGCAAGACGAACAGCCAATTAAAGCTCCTGTGGCACCAATTGCGCCATTTTCCAGGCGTCGATTGCTGAATCCTCTTCCTCCTGAAGCAGCACGGTTCAACATACCACTTCCTCCTGCGAAGGTCGGCAACGAAGTCGCTAGTTCTTCACGGCAAATTGAAGAGGCGAGGGAGGATTTGGAGGGCGATGCAAAGCCCAAGTTGAAGCCTCTACACTGGGACAAAGTTAGAGCGAGCTCCGATCGAGCAATGGTCTGGGACCAATTGAAATCAAGCTCATTTCA AGTGAATGAGGATGTGATTCAGACTCTGTTTGTCAACAACACCACAGCTTCTGTTCCTAAAGATGCAAGCAGAAGACAGGGAATTCTGCCATTCAAGTGGGAGAACAGAGTGTTAGATCCGAAGAAGTCGCAGAACATTGCAATACTCTTGAGGGCATTGAAAGTGACAACAGATGAGGTCTCCGAAGCACTGTTGGATG GTAATCCCGAGTGTTTAGGGGCTGAGCTTTTGGAAACTTTGGTTAAGATGGCACCGACTAAGGAGGAAGAACTAAGATTACGTGGCTACACAGGTGACGTTTCTAAGCTAGGTTCGGCCGAGCGCTTTCTAAAAGTAGTGTTGGACATACCATTTGCCTTCAAAAGAGTTGATGCACTGCTCTACAGAGCTACTTTTGAGACAGAAGTCAACTATCTAACGAAATCTTTTGAGACCTTAGAG GCAGCATGTGAAGATCTAAGAAGCAGTGGACTATTCCGTAAGCTCTTGGAAGCTGTTCTGAGGACTGGAAACAGGATGAATGTGGGAACCAACCGCGGTCAGGCGAAAGCCTTCAAGCTAGATACTCTTCTAAAACTCGCAGATGTGGAAGGGACTGATGGAAAAACCACACTTCTGCATTTTGTCATGCAAGAGATCATGCGGTCGGAAGGATCAGGTACTGAACCAACAGCAGAGAGTCTCTCTGACAAGGTCAGAGAAGAACAATTCAAGAAACAAGGCTTGAAAGTGGTGGCTGGGTTGAGCAGTGAACTCGGAAATGTCAGGAAGGCAGCTGGAATGGACTCAGATGTGCTCAGTGGTTATGTCTCCAAGCTAGAAATTGGGCTTGAGAAGATAAGGTCAGTTTTACAGCTTGCAAAATCATGCACACAAGGTATGAATTTTTATGAGTTGATGAAGAAATTTCTCGAAGAGGCCGAAAGGGAGATTGATCGTGTTAAGGTCGAGGAAAAGAGGGTGATGAGCCTAGTAAAGGAGACTACGGAATACTTTCATGggaatgcagcaaaggaggaagcCCACCCTCTCAGAATATTTACGGTGGTAAGGGACTTCCTCTCAGTGCTAGATAATGTCTGCAAGGAAGTGGGCATGTTGCACGAGAGGACGGTAGTCGGATCAGCTAGGTCCTTCCATACATCTGCAAGTGCTTTGCGTCCAATCCTCCGACGGTGGGGACAAGATGCCAATTCAGATGAGGACAGTTCATAA